GTGGGCGGTGAGGACGTGCTGCGGGGTGCGGCCGGCCATGTAGTCGCCATGGTTGCGTCGTCGGGTGTTGTACTGGTTCAGCCAGGCCTGCAACGCGTTGTTGAGCTGGGCGACATCGGTGATGCGTTGCCGGTGGAAGATCGGCCGGTAGAACTCCTGCAGCGCGGCGCCCTGGAACCGTTCGCACACGGCGTTGTGGTTGGGTGAGCGTGGCGGGATGCGGACATGCTCGATGCCGAGGTCGGCCAGCTCGTCGGTGAAGTTGTGGCCGATGAACTCCGGCCTGTCGTCGCTCAGCACGCCCGACATGTCGATGTCGATCTCGGCGAGCCGGTCGAGCACGGTGGGATGAACGTGAGGGTCATGGTGGAGTTGACCCGGCCGATGACGAGGTCAGCGACGGCCCAGAGGGTGTAGGTGTCGATCGCGGTCAGCTGGTAGACCGGCATGATGCCTTCAGCTTGCCGACGTAGAAGGCGTCCATGGCGACGAGATCGCCCGGCCCGCCTGCGAAGTGACAGAACCCGATCGGGTCGACCTCGGGGGCGATCAGCCCCTTGGTGGCGGCGGTGATCCGGCCAGGACTGCGACCCGTTGGGCGCGGCTGCCGAGGCGATGGCGCACGAGGATCTTCTGCACCCCGGTGCGGGACCGTCCACTCCGCCCTCGGCGAGGAATTGTAGCTGCGATGATGCGCCCAGCGTGGGCCCTGCGATCGCCTCGGCCAGGATCGCCTCGACCTCCCACGGTTCCACCGCGTTGGGCTGCGGCGGTCGACGACGGGGCTTGGGGACCGGCGCGGAGATGCCGTGCTGCTCGGCGGTGTTGCGCCACCCATAAATCGTCTGACGCGACACCGCGAAGACTTGGGCGGTCTCGGTGACGGTGGTCCTGGCGGCATGGGCGAGTGCGGCAGCGCGCCGCTGGTGGTCAGTTTCTTGTCGGCTGCAAACTGGATCGCGCCCTTGGCGATCTGCTGGACGATCCAAGTCCTAGAGGTCAGCTCATGCATCTCGTCCAGTATTCCGGACTTCTTCCAGAACCGAAGACGTTCACGCGCAGGTCGTTATGCGTCCAACGGCGGTCGCCACAGGGTGATGGCGCAACTCCAGAACGGGGACTATGGAGCCGACAGGCACGTCCTTCGCCCTCGCGTCATCGACCCAGGGATGGGCCCCTATTCGGTGGCCGCAATGCCCGGCGCAGGTACGGGTCGCCTGCTGGTTGCGTCGGCACGGACGGATGTAGGGCGCGTCGAACGGCTGTGATGTCGATGGTGCCGCGGCGTTGGGGCCCGAGGGGCCGATCGTCGGTGATGTCGTGGACGTTGCGGAAGGCGGCGATGGTCCGCACGCCGCGTCGCCATCTGGCGAGGGCGTTCGGGTCCGTCCGTGGTGGAGGCGCGACCTGGCGGGTCCAGGCGTCTCCTTCTCGGCGGGCGGTGGCCACGAGCCGGTCGGCGGTCTCCTCGAGCATGTCGGCGCGGTCGTTGAGGATCCCGGCCAGAACGGCATCGTTGCTGCGGGCGCGCGGCAGCACACCGGCAACGAGATCGGCGTGTCCTCGGCTGTGCCGGACATCCGGGTCGAGGGCTGCGATGGCCTCGTACTCCGCGGCCAGCTGCCGGAAGCTTGTCGCCTGGTCCTGTCCGCCGCGCATGGTGGCGTGTGCCGACCGATCCCGGTCGGTGCGCGCGAGGATGTCGCGCAGCACCCCGAGGCCCTCGCGACGGTCGTCGGTGTGGGCCTCGGCGGCTGGGCTGTCGGTGGTGACGTGGACGGTGTTGGCGTGACGGCCACGGGTCATGGCGACGTAGAGCTGCTCGCGGCTCTTGGTCGGGGTGATGATGACGTGGGCGGTGTCGACGGTCCGGCCCTGCGCCTGGTGGATGGTCGTCGCATAGCCGAGCTGGACGTGCGCCGCGACGTAGCTGGCGGGCAGCACCACCGTGGGGCCACCGGCGGGTGGGGTTGCGGTGAGGCTGCCGTCGGGGTGGACCGCCGCGACGGTCCAACGGTCGCCGTTGCGGACCCAGCGCGTCCCGGCAGTCAGCTTCCGGTCGTTCTTCCGGCTGATGATCCGATCGCCGATCGAGCAGACGGTCCCGTCCCGCAGCTCGAGCTCCGGACCGCCAGCCGCCGTGGTCCCCTCGACCTGACGCGCTGCGCGGGCAACGCGGTTGAGCTCGGTGACGAGCTCGCGGGTCGGGGCGATCAGCAACGACTCGTTGCCGTCCTGGCGGTCTCGCCGCCAGGCAGCGTGGGCGGCCTTGACCATCTCTTCCGTTGCCCCGCTGCGAATGCGGTCGTTGGCGAGGTAGCCGTCGAGGGCGGTGGGGTTGCCGTCGCGGAGTCGCAGGGTTGCATCCGCCTCCCACCGCTGGGTGAACCGGCGCACGTCCACCAGCGACGGATGATCGGGCCGGCTGGTGGTGAGGAGGTGGAAGGCACCTCCGGCGTCGACCGCGGCCAGCTGGGCGGCGTCACCGACCAGCAGCACCTTCGCGTCGGCCTCGCCTGCCTGGCTGGCGATCCGATCGAGGGTGTGGGTGCCGGCGAGGGATGCCTCGTCGACGATCACCAGCTGCCCGGTCCGCAACGGGTTGCGGTCGTGGAGCCACTTGGCGGTGTTCTCCGTCGCGACGCCCAGCCCCTCGGCGAGCACGTCCGCGGCCGCAGCCGAGGGGGCGAGCGCGATCACGCTCCCCACCCCGTGCTGGGCTTCCCAGATGCGCCGGAGGGCAACGAGGGCCGTGGTCTTGCCCGTCCCTGCCGGCCCGACGAGCAGATCGACCCGACGGCCCGATGTCGCGACATCGACGACCGCCCCGGCCTGGTCGACCCCGAGGGTCCGGCCGGCCCCGTCCCCGAGCACTGCGCCAGTCTCGGCGACGGCCGCGGCAACGGTCGGCCCGTCGGTGGCGGCCGCGTGCTCGAGCAGCCGACCCTCCGCATCGAGGAGCGCCTGTGCGGTGTAGCGGGTCGCGTTGCGTGGCCGGAGCTGGCTGGTCCCGTCGGCGCGTCGCATCTGCTCGGGCACCGGGCCGATCTCCGGGGCATCCAGCGACACCGACATCACCTCCGCTGCCGCGACGACCGCCGCCACCACGTCCTCGCGTGCCCGTGCGGTGGGGAAGCGTTGGGTGCGGAGCCGCCGGGAGGCTTCGGCGTGGAGGTTCCAGTGTGTCCAGGTCGCTCGACGTTCACCGACCGACTCGACCACCTGGGCAGCCAGCTGCTCCGCCCCGACCGGACCGACGACATGCTCCACCGGCCGCTGGCGGCTCGAGCGGTCGAGCAAACGCCGGGTCCACTCCCCCGGATCCTCTCCGATCAGGATGCGGGCCCGATGCCTCCATCCCGACGTCAGGTCCGCCAGCGACGCGAGGACCTTGTCGGGTCGTGTGGCGAGGGTTGCGGCCTGCCGCAACCGGATCATCACCCGTGCGGAGGGCCGCCGTCCGTGCCCCGCCAGGTAGTCGGCGACCAGCCGGTCCTTCTCGACCTCGATCGCCGACGTCCGTGAGGAGAAGGCCGCGAGCAACCCCTCGGGAACCCCGACGATCTCCATGGCCGGGGTCCGGTCGTCGCCGCGGTCCCGGAGCTCCCAGCCGACCCCCAACGTGGTGGTGAGGTGATCGGCCAGGACCGCGTTGTAGTGCTCCGACAGCGCCACCGTCGCGGCGTGGATCGGCCGCGAGTCCAGCGCCCGCCACCGCCCGTCCCCTGCGGTGCGGACCTTGTTGGAGATGACGACGTGGGTGTGCAGCTGCGGATCGCCGGCACGCGAGTCGTAGTGGTCGAACGCCGCGGCGATGATCCCGCTGACCCCGACCTGGCGGACGCCGTCGGTGCCGATGCGGGTTGCGGCGACCTCGCGTTCGACCAGGTCGAGCACGTCGACGATGGCGCGGTGGTGGGCCTCCCAGATCCGCCGTTGCACCGGCACCGGCGACACACCCCACAGGACGCTGACCGACTTGGGGACGGAGAACGTCAGGTCGAATCCCGCCACCGCCCGGCGTCCGGAGCCCTCGCGGTACTGCGGATAGGCCCGGCCCAGGGACGCCCCGGTGCGGGGGTGACGCCCCTCCCCGAACAGCAGCCGCAGCTCGTCATCGCCAACGCGCGTGCCGAGGCGTGGGCCGTCCTCGAGTGCGCGCAGTCCCGTGCCGAGCCATCGGCCGGGCGGTGTCCCCGCTGCGGTGTAGTAGGACAGGCCAGCACCCAGGTCACCCCTGGCGACGGAGTCCAGGAGGTACCGGTAGCCCGACCCCGCCGACATCTTCCGCATCGACATCGTCACCCTCGACCACCCCACCCGATCGGGTCCGGCACCGGGAATGCCAGACGTGTGATCGGTCTGACGAGTGCCGGGGGTGGTCTGTGTCAGGAACTTCGGGATGGGGCCGCGAGGAAGGTCGGTGACACAGATCGAGGGGTCGGTTCGTCGGACGAGTGCACGCACTGAGTCCTCCGAAGGGAACGCTGTGAACTCGTCCACCCTGCTCGATGTCGATCAGGCCGCACACCGCCTGGGGGTGACCGTCCGATGGATGCGTCGAGCCGTCGCACAGCGCCGGATCCCGTTCGTGAAGATCGGCCACTACGTCCGGTTCGTGCCGGAGGAACTCGACGCCTTCATCGAGCGCAACCGGGTGGAGCAGGCCCACTTCGGGGCGGCGTCGCCGCGTCGCTGAGGGGTCCCGGAGGGGGATTCCTGCCCAATCTCTGCCCAATTTTGGCGGCAAATCACGGGTATCAGCGGTCAGCGGCGGTGATCGACTTCCTCCGCGGAAGGCGTATAATGCCTGCTCAAGAGGCTTTTGACCTCGGCGCCCCCGGCATGATTCGAACATGCGACGCACGGTTTAGGAAACCGACGCTCTATCCCCTGAGCTACGGGGGCTGGTCCGGAAGATGCTACGCCGTCGAGGCGGGTCGGCCACAGTCGGCTCGCTTGGTGGGTGCCCGCCTATCGTGTGGCGCATGTCCCGCCCTGTCCTGCCGGCCGTCGTTGCCGTGCTCGCCCTCGCGGCTGCGTGCGCCCAGCCCGCAGACCGGCTGACCCCCACGCCGCTCGCCCAGCCCGTGGAGGTGACGGAGTCCCCCACCACGAGCGCAGCGACCGACGAAGCCACGACCGAGCCGGCGCCCGCGACCATCGCGACGGACACACCGACCGACGACGGACTGGCGCGACCGCTCGCTCCGCCGTCGCCGACGGCCACCGTCGAGCCCTCCCTGCCGGACCCCGACGCCGTCCCCGCCGGGACGCAGGAGGCGATCGTCACGTGGATCATCGACGGGGACACCATCGACGTGGAGGTCACCGAACCCGGTGACGTGCCGTTCGGTGACCAACGCATCCGCCTGCTCGAGATCGACACGCCCGAGCGCGACGAGGACTGCTACGAAACCGCGACCGACCTGCTGGCGGAGCTGATCCCGGTCGGTTCGACGGTGTACCTGGAGCGCGACACCGAGGACCTCGACCCCAACGGCCGCTACCTCCGTTACGTCTGGAGCGAGGCCGAGGGGCTGGTGAACCTCGACATGGTGGCCGAGGGCATGGCCGCGGCGTTCGTCTTCCCCCTCAACCGCCTGCACGAGGTCGAGGTCGAGACGGCCGAGGCCAACGCGCAGGACCTGGGGCTCGGGATCTGGGGCAGCTACTGCGAGGGCCGCCCCTGACCGGTTCCGGCGATCACGGTTTCAGCATCGTATGAAAGGGGTTGCATCCCTCGCTAAAAGACGCGACGATCCAGCTACCCCGAAGCGAGCCGGTCGATCCAGGAGGGCATCCGTGGCCAAGGTCACTCTGAAAGGCGTCAACAAGGTCTATCCGGATGGGTATCCGGCCATCAAGGACCTCGATCTCGACATCGAGGACGGCGAGTTCGTCATCCTCGTCGGGCCGTCCGGCTGCGGGAAGTCCACCGCCCTGCGCATGGTCGCGGGCCTGGAGTCCATCACCTCGGGCGAGCTGATGATCGGCGACCGCGTCGTCAACGACATGTCGCCCAAGGAACGCGACATCGCGATGGTCTTCCAGAGCTACGCGCTGTACCCGCACATGACCGTGGCCGAGAACATGGGCTTCGCCCTCAAGCTCAGCAAGGTCTCCAGCGACGAGATCGACAAGCGCGTCAAGGACGCAGCCGACGTCCTCGGCCTGACCGAGTACCTGCACCGCAAGCCGAAGGCGCTCTCGGGTGGTCAGCGACAGCGCGTGGCGATGGGCCGTGCGATCGTCCGGTCCCCCAAGGCCTTCCTGATGGACGAGCCGCTGTCCAACCTCGACGCCAAGCTGCGTGTGCAGATGCGCGCGGAGATCTCCGCCCTGCAGAACCGCCTGGGCGTCACCACCCTCTACGTCACCCACGACCAGGTCGAGGCCATGACGATGGGCGACCGGGTCGCCGTGCTGAAGCGCGGTGTCCTCCAGCAGGCCGCCGCACCCCAGACGCTGTACGACAGCCCGGACAACCTGTTCGTCGCCGGCTTCATCGGCTCGCCGTCGATGAACATCGCCCAGGCCGAGATCGTGCACACCGACGGTCGGTTCTGGGTGAAGCTGGAGGAGGACCAGAAGCTGCTGATCCACGAGGCCGCCCTGGACATCTACCCGAAGGTGCGCGACTACGCGGGCAAGCGGGTGGCGGTCGGCATGCGGCCCGAGCACTTCGTCCCCGCGACCGGCGAGAGCAACCCCGACCAGATCTGGTCCCGTCTCGAGGTCGAGCTCGTGGAGATGCTCGGCTCGGAGATGCTGGTGCACCTGAAGTCCCACGCCAGCCCCGTGGTCAGCGAGGACATGCGCGAGGCCGTCGACGACGACGAGGCGTTCGCGGCCATGCAGGAGCAGGCCCGCACCGGCGGCCTCTCGCTGGTCGCCCGCTTCGAGCCCGGCAAGCCCCCGTCAGTCGGGTCGTCCATCGACATCATGTTCAAGACCGAGCTGATGCACTTCTTCGACCTGGACTCCGGCCTGGCCCTGCGCTGACGCCGACCGAACACCAACGGCCCGTCCCACGAGGGGCGGGCCGTTGTCGTGTCCGGGGCTGGCCCGACGCTCATCAGTCCTGGTCGAACTCGCCGTGGCGCCCCTCGCCGGCGGCGAATCGCCGCATGCCCTCCTCCGCCTCACCCGACATCAGCACCGTGCGACCCAGCAGGTACTCGCGCATGTGCCACCGCTCGTCGTCGAGGTCCCACTGCTCGATGGCGATCCGCCGGTCCGACCGCATGGTCCGCTGCGGGAACGCCACGAGGCTGCGGGCCAGCTCCAGCGCTGCATCGAGGGCCTGCCCGTCGGGGACGACGCGGTTGGCCAAGCCCATCATCTTGGCTTCCTCGGCGTCGACGGCGCGGCCGGTGAGGATCATGTCCATCGCGTGGGAGTGACCGATCAGGCGGGGCAGCCGCACCGCGCCGAGGTCCACCAGCGGGACCCCGAACCGGCGGCAGAAGACGCCGAACACCGCCGACTCGGCAGCCACCCGGAGGTCCGCCCAAAGGGCCAGCTCGAGGCCACCCGCGACGGCGTAACCCTCGACCGCAGCGATCACCGGCTTGTCCAGGCGCATGCGCGTGCAGCCCAGCGGCCCGGGGGCGGGCGGCGCCTGCATCTTCAGCTCCCGCTCGGGGTCGGTCATGGCCACCAGGTCGGCCCCGGCCGAGAAGTGCCCCCCGGCCCCGGTGAGGATCGCCACCGACCGGTCGTCGTCGGAGTCGAAGGTGCGGAAGGCCTTGCGCAGCCCTTCCGCGGTCGGTCCGTCAACGGCGTTGCGGACATCGGGTCGGTCGATCGTGACGATCGTGATCGGGCCATCGTGTTCCACGGAGATCATGGCTCGACAGCCTCGCAGACGACGGGCACGAGGCTGGCATCAGGCGACAATTGGAGCGATTGGTGCACCGGTGCCCCCGTGACCACAATCGTCGCCGGACGCCAGGGACGCCGATCGGCCCGCCGTCGATCGCTACTGGGCCTCGAGCGCGCGGAGGACGTCGGTCCTCGCGGCCTTGCGGGCCGGGACGATCGCAGCCAGCACCCCGGCCAGCGCAGCCATGACGACCGCCTGGGACAACCTGCCGCCGGGGACGACGAACTGGCTGATCCCGAGGTCCGACAGGGCCTGGACCACCATCCAACCGAACAACGAGCCGACGACCAGACCCAGGCCCGCCCCGAGGACGGCGATCAGGACCGACTCCCACCGCACCATGGTGCGGATCTGGGGTCGGGTGGCCCCGACGGCACGGAGCAGCCCGAGCTCGCGGGTGCGTTCCAGCACCGACAGGCCGAGGGTGTTCACGATGCCGAAGAGGGCGATGATGATCGACAGCCCCAGCAGCGCCGTGAGGAGCCCGAGCAGCTGGTCGATCTGGTCGGCGATGGACTGCTTGACCTCGTCGAGGTCCTGCAGCTGCACGGTCGGGAACGGCTCGAGCGCCTGCTCCAGGGCCGGACGGGCATCGGCAACCCCGACCCCGTCGGCCAGCTTCACGTAGATCGACGCGATGCCGTCGCCGGCGAAGTTGGCCGTGTAGGTGTCCTCACCGATCAGCCAGTCGGCGTCGATGTTGGCACCGTCGAAGATGCCCTCGACGGTCAGCTGCTGGGCACCGGTGGCGGCGAAGGTCACGTCGAGGGTGTCCCCGAGCGCCAGGCCGGCGGACTCTGCGGTGTCCTCGCTGACGACCAGACCGCCGGCCAGCGCCGCCCAACCACCCTCCACGAAGTCGATGGACAGGACCTGGTCGATCGTGTCCGGATCGACACCGCCGAGGAACTTCACGCCGTCGTCGTACAGGAACTCACCGAACCGCAGCGGGGTGGCCACGGCGACCTCGTCGAGGGCGCCGAGGGTGTCCACGGTGTCGGTGGGCACCGCCGAGCTGCCAGGGGCGCCCTGGCTGCTCGGGTTGACCTGGTACTCCGCGAGGAAGGCCTGGTCGATCCCGACGATCGCGGACTCCTGGATGGACGCACCCATGATCATGGTGAAGCTGACCAGCGCCAGGCCGATCATCAGCGCAGAGGCCGTGGCGGCCGTCCGTCGGGGGGAACGCAGCGCGTTCTCCTTCGCGAGCTGGCCGGGAACCCCGCGGGAGGCCGCGATGGGCGTGCCGAGCAGGGCGACGATGGGCGTGGTGACAAGCGGGGACAGCAACGCTGCGCCGATGAGCGTGACGACCGCACCGGCACCGACGGCGGCGATGCCCGCCCCCGAGAAGAGACCGAGCGCCAGGATCCCGACGCCGACGGCGAACACGAGGCCACCGAAGACGTAGCGGATGATGCCGTCCCGACGCAGGGGAGGCGCCGCGACGGCCTGCAGCGCCGCGATCGGTGGCACGCGGGTGGACCGCACGGCCGGGGCAAGTGCGGCGACCATGGTCACCCCGACGCCGACGACGAAGGACACGACGATCGTGCGCAGCGCGAAGACCGTGTCGCCCTGCGGCAGGTCGATGCCGAAGGCACCCAGCGCACCCTGCAACGCCTGGGCGACGCCGAGGCCGAGCACCAGTCCGACGACGGATCCCAGCAGCCCGACCGCCAGGGCCTCCAGCAGGACCGACAGGACGACCTGGCGACGGCTGGCGCCGACGGCACGCAGCAGGGCCAGCTCGCGGGTTCGCTGGGCCACGATGATGGTGAAGGTATTGGCGATCAGGAACGCGCCGACGAACAGCGACACGCCGGCGAAGACCAGCAGCGCCGTGGTGAAGAAGCCGAGGCCCTCGTTGATCTCGGCGGTGACGGACTGCGCCAGCTCGTCG
The nucleotide sequence above comes from Euzebya pacifica. Encoded proteins:
- a CDS encoding integrase core domain-containing protein, yielding MLDRLAEIDIDMSGVLSDDRPEFIGHNFTDELADLGIEHVRIPPRSPNHNAVCERFQGAALQEFYRPIFHRQRITDVAQLNNALQAWLNQYNTRRRNHGDYMAGRTPQHVLTAHHDRQIRSTST
- the mobF gene encoding MobF family relaxase, yielding MRKMSAGSGYRYLLDSVARGDLGAGLSYYTAAGTPPGRWLGTGLRALEDGPRLGTRVGDDELRLLFGEGRHPRTGASLGRAYPQYREGSGRRAVAGFDLTFSVPKSVSVLWGVSPVPVQRRIWEAHHRAIVDVLDLVEREVAATRIGTDGVRQVGVSGIIAAAFDHYDSRAGDPQLHTHVVISNKVRTAGDGRWRALDSRPIHAATVALSEHYNAVLADHLTTTLGVGWELRDRGDDRTPAMEIVGVPEGLLAAFSSRTSAIEVEKDRLVADYLAGHGRRPSARVMIRLRQAATLATRPDKVLASLADLTSGWRHRARILIGEDPGEWTRRLLDRSSRQRPVEHVVGPVGAEQLAAQVVESVGERRATWTHWNLHAEASRRLRTQRFPTARAREDVVAAVVAAAEVMSVSLDAPEIGPVPEQMRRADGTSQLRPRNATRYTAQALLDAEGRLLEHAAATDGPTVAAAVAETGAVLGDGAGRTLGVDQAGAVVDVATSGRRVDLLVGPAGTGKTTALVALRRIWEAQHGVGSVIALAPSAAAADVLAEGLGVATENTAKWLHDRNPLRTGQLVIVDEASLAGTHTLDRIASQAGEADAKVLLVGDAAQLAAVDAGGAFHLLTTSRPDHPSLVDVRRFTQRWEADATLRLRDGNPTALDGYLANDRIRSGATEEMVKAAHAAWRRDRQDGNESLLIAPTRELVTELNRVARAARQVEGTTAAGGPELELRDGTVCSIGDRIISRKNDRKLTAGTRWVRNGDRWTVAAVHPDGSLTATPPAGGPTVVLPASYVAAHVQLGYATTIHQAQGRTVDTAHVIITPTKSREQLYVAMTRGRHANTVHVTTDSPAAEAHTDDRREGLGVLRDILARTDRDRSAHATMRGGQDQATSFRQLAAEYEAIAALDPDVRHSRGHADLVAGVLPRARSNDAVLAGILNDRADMLEETADRLVATARREGDAWTRQVAPPPRTDPNALARWRRGVRTIAAFRNVHDITDDRPLGPQRRGTIDITAVRRALHPSVPTQPAGDPYLRRALRPPNRGPSLGR
- a CDS encoding helix-turn-helix domain-containing protein, giving the protein MNSSTLLDVDQAAHRLGVTVRWMRRAVAQRRIPFVKIGHYVRFVPEELDAFIERNRVEQAHFGAASPRR
- a CDS encoding thermonuclease family protein; the encoded protein is MSRPVLPAVVAVLALAAACAQPADRLTPTPLAQPVEVTESPTTSAATDEATTEPAPATIATDTPTDDGLARPLAPPSPTATVEPSLPDPDAVPAGTQEAIVTWIIDGDTIDVEVTEPGDVPFGDQRIRLLEIDTPERDEDCYETATDLLAELIPVGSTVYLERDTEDLDPNGRYLRYVWSEAEGLVNLDMVAEGMAAAFVFPLNRLHEVEVETAEANAQDLGLGIWGSYCEGRP
- a CDS encoding ABC transporter ATP-binding protein, with amino-acid sequence MAKVTLKGVNKVYPDGYPAIKDLDLDIEDGEFVILVGPSGCGKSTALRMVAGLESITSGELMIGDRVVNDMSPKERDIAMVFQSYALYPHMTVAENMGFALKLSKVSSDEIDKRVKDAADVLGLTEYLHRKPKALSGGQRQRVAMGRAIVRSPKAFLMDEPLSNLDAKLRVQMRAEISALQNRLGVTTLYVTHDQVEAMTMGDRVAVLKRGVLQQAAAPQTLYDSPDNLFVAGFIGSPSMNIAQAEIVHTDGRFWVKLEEDQKLLIHEAALDIYPKVRDYAGKRVAVGMRPEHFVPATGESNPDQIWSRLEVELVEMLGSEMLVHLKSHASPVVSEDMREAVDDDEAFAAMQEQARTGGLSLVARFEPGKPPSVGSSIDIMFKTELMHFFDLDSGLALR
- a CDS encoding crotonase/enoyl-CoA hydratase family protein, with amino-acid sequence MISVEHDGPITIVTIDRPDVRNAVDGPTAEGLRKAFRTFDSDDDRSVAILTGAGGHFSAGADLVAMTDPERELKMQAPPAPGPLGCTRMRLDKPVIAAVEGYAVAGGLELALWADLRVAAESAVFGVFCRRFGVPLVDLGAVRLPRLIGHSHAMDMILTGRAVDAEEAKMMGLANRVVPDGQALDAALELARSLVAFPQRTMRSDRRIAIEQWDLDDERWHMREYLLGRTVLMSGEAEEGMRRFAAGEGRHGEFDQD
- a CDS encoding ABC transporter permease; this encodes MLRTVWKSILAHKMRLLSTTLSIVLGVAFIAGTYVLTDTMRAAFDDLFSSTTDGIDVAVRGEAEFTSALAETDRPPVPPEALDALAAVDGVRAVSGEVGGFAVIIDDEGNPVGGQGPPTIGINAPADEELTNATLRDGAFPTAPDEVAIDAATAEAQELAVGDTVRIVVDGPVEDYTVAGIIGFGEVDNLGGATLTMFEPGRALELYGADGYTEIYAAAEDGVDVDQLVVDVRAALGDGLEVLTGDELAQSVTAEINEGLGFFTTALLVFAGVSLFVGAFLIANTFTIIVAQRTRELALLRAVGASRRQVVLSVLLEALAVGLLGSVVGLVLGLGVAQALQGALGAFGIDLPQGDTVFALRTIVVSFVVGVGVTMVAALAPAVRSTRVPPIAALQAVAAPPLRRDGIIRYVFGGLVFAVGVGILALGLFSGAGIAAVGAGAVVTLIGAALLSPLVTTPIVALLGTPIAASRGVPGQLAKENALRSPRRTAATASALMIGLALVSFTMIMGASIQESAIVGIDQAFLAEYQVNPSSQGAPGSSAVPTDTVDTLGALDEVAVATPLRFGEFLYDDGVKFLGGVDPDTIDQVLSIDFVEGGWAALAGGLVVSEDTAESAGLALGDTLDVTFAATGAQQLTVEGIFDGANIDADWLIGEDTYTANFAGDGIASIYVKLADGVGVADARPALEQALEPFPTVQLQDLDEVKQSIADQIDQLLGLLTALLGLSIIIALFGIVNTLGLSVLERTRELGLLRAVGATRPQIRTMVRWESVLIAVLGAGLGLVVGSLFGWMVVQALSDLGISQFVVPGGRLSQAVVMAALAGVLAAIVPARKAARTDVLRALEAQ